From Aptenodytes patagonicus chromosome 1, bAptPat1.pri.cur, whole genome shotgun sequence, one genomic window encodes:
- the CRYAA gene encoding alpha-crystallin A chain has translation MDITIQHPWFKRALGPLIPSRLFDQFFGEGLLEYDLLPLFSSTISPYYRQSLFRSVLESGISEVRSDRDKFTIMLDVKHFSPEDLSVKIIDEFVEIHGKHSERQDDHGYISREFHRRYRLPANVDQTAVTCSLSNDGMLTFSVPKVPSNMDASRSERPIPVSREEKPTSAPSS, from the exons ATGGACATTACCATCCAGCACCCCTGGTTCAAGCGTGCTCTGGGACCCCTCATTCCAAGCCGTTTGTTCGACCAGTTTTTTGGAGAGGGTCTCCTTGAGTATGATCTCCTGCCTTTGTTCTCTTCCACTATCAGCCCCTACTACAGGCAGTCCCTCTTCCGCAGCGTGCTGGAATCAGGCATTTCAGAG GTGAGGTCTGACCGGGACAAGTTTACAATCATGCTGGATGTAAAACACTTCTCTCCCGAAGACCTGAGTGTGAAGATTATCGATGAGTTTGTGGAAATCCATGGCAAGCACAGTGAAAGACAG GATGACCACGGTTACATCTCCCGTGAATTTCACCGCCGGTACCGCCTGCCTGCCAACGTGGACCAGACTGCTGTCACCTGCTCCCTGTCTAACGATGGCATGCTGACCTTCTCGGTGCCCAAGGTGCCCTCCAACATGGATGCCAGCCGCAGCGAGAGGCCCATCCCTGTGTCCCGGGAGGAGAAGCCCACCTCCGCGCCTTCCTCCTAA